One part of the Bdellovibrio bacteriovorus genome encodes these proteins:
- a CDS encoding vWA domain-containing protein, with protein sequence MTYHSLWALWFLLPLVLILIWNFWKRKKKTPTLQFGSVELLKSVTPTVRTRLMHLPVILKSLALVFAIVALARPQEMNTKIRKNVEGIDIVICLDVSDSMLIEDMKPLNRLEAAKETIAKFISARTSDRIGLVVFAGESFTMVPPTLDYQMILQRVNEISSASSAKIKDGTALGVAMANAAGRLKDSQARSRVMIFMTDGENNSGTIDPETGLEIAKGYGIKVYSIGIGKDGPTRIPVYSRDIFGQRVKTYQPFESTVNEDLLGRMASDTGGKYYRATNEGALQRVFNDIDTLEKTKIDVNKFTNYTEKFPPFLIWALVLYLAGLLLGRSWLRRVP encoded by the coding sequence ATGACGTATCATTCATTGTGGGCCCTGTGGTTCCTGTTGCCGCTGGTTTTGATTCTGATCTGGAACTTCTGGAAAAGAAAAAAGAAGACGCCGACGTTGCAGTTTGGTTCGGTTGAACTGTTAAAGTCTGTGACGCCGACCGTGCGCACGCGTTTGATGCACCTGCCGGTGATCTTAAAATCCCTGGCGCTGGTGTTTGCGATTGTCGCTTTGGCGCGCCCGCAGGAAATGAACACCAAGATCCGCAAGAACGTGGAAGGGATCGACATCGTCATCTGTCTGGACGTGTCTGACTCGATGCTGATTGAAGACATGAAACCTTTAAACCGTCTGGAAGCCGCGAAAGAAACCATCGCGAAATTCATCAGCGCGCGGACCTCAGATCGTATCGGTCTGGTGGTCTTTGCCGGTGAATCCTTCACCATGGTTCCACCAACGCTGGATTATCAGATGATCTTGCAGCGAGTGAATGAAATCTCCAGTGCGTCGAGTGCAAAAATCAAGGACGGGACCGCCTTGGGTGTGGCCATGGCCAATGCCGCAGGCCGCTTGAAAGATTCCCAAGCCCGCAGCCGTGTCATGATCTTTATGACGGACGGGGAGAACAACTCCGGCACCATTGATCCTGAAACGGGTCTTGAAATCGCCAAGGGTTACGGCATCAAGGTTTATTCCATCGGTATTGGTAAAGACGGTCCGACACGCATCCCGGTTTATTCCCGCGACATCTTCGGCCAGAGGGTAAAAACCTATCAGCCATTTGAAAGCACCGTGAACGAGGATCTTTTGGGTCGTATGGCTTCCGACACCGGTGGTAAATACTATCGCGCGACCAATGAAGGCGCCTTGCAACGGGTCTTTAATGACATCGACACCTTGGAAAAAACCAAGATCGATGTGAACAAGTTCACCAACTACACTGAAAAATTCCCGCCCTTCCTGATTTGGGCTTTGGTTCTTTATTTGGCCGGACTGCTTTTGGGCCGTTCCTGGTTAAGGAGGGTGCCATAA
- a CDS encoding DUF58 domain-containing protein — protein MSLPPEVLKKVKLLEINTRKLVNNLFAGEYHTAFKGQGMTFADFREYVPGDDVRSISWPLTARTGKPYIKTFEEERELTLILAVDVSGSSDFGTGPYFKGEVMTHMAALLAFSAVKNNDQIGLLLFSDQVEHFVPPKKGRGHVHRLLRDLFYYKPKSHRTKLSAGFSYLQGILKKRATVFVFSDFMDQGFEQSLRLLGRKHDVVACVVNDAAEYSLPSMGVIEVQDAETGEIVTVDTSSQSFRAQYEEAVAKRKDARDRLLRLAQVERVDVKSSEDYVNPLVAFFKKRR, from the coding sequence GTGAGCTTGCCTCCTGAGGTCTTAAAGAAAGTCAAACTGCTTGAGATCAACACAAGAAAGCTTGTGAACAATCTCTTTGCCGGTGAATACCACACGGCCTTCAAAGGGCAGGGGATGACTTTTGCGGATTTCAGGGAGTACGTTCCCGGCGATGACGTTCGTTCGATTTCTTGGCCGCTGACCGCGCGCACGGGAAAGCCGTACATCAAAACCTTCGAGGAAGAGCGCGAGCTGACCCTGATTCTGGCCGTGGATGTCAGTGGTTCCAGTGATTTTGGAACCGGGCCTTATTTTAAGGGCGAAGTCATGACTCACATGGCGGCGTTGTTGGCGTTTTCTGCGGTGAAGAACAACGACCAGATTGGTTTGTTGCTGTTCAGTGATCAGGTGGAACACTTTGTTCCGCCGAAAAAAGGACGGGGCCACGTGCACCGTCTGTTGCGTGACTTGTTTTACTATAAACCAAAAAGCCATCGCACCAAGCTGTCTGCCGGGTTCTCTTATTTGCAGGGGATCTTAAAGAAGCGCGCGACGGTGTTTGTATTTAGTGATTTTATGGATCAGGGCTTTGAACAGTCCTTGCGTTTGCTGGGAAGAAAGCATGACGTCGTGGCCTGCGTGGTCAACGATGCGGCCGAGTATTCCTTGCCTTCCATGGGTGTGATCGAAGTGCAAGATGCCGAGACCGGGGAAATCGTCACCGTCGATACGTCTTCGCAATCGTTCCGCGCCCAGTATGAAGAGGCCGTGGCCAAACGCAAAGACGCCCGGGATCGTCTGCTTCGCCTGGCTCAGGTGGAGCGTGTGGATGTGAAGTCCAGCGAGGATTATGTGAATCCTTTGGTGGCCTTCTTTAAGAAGAGAAGATAA